A single Phragmites australis chromosome 4, lpPhrAust1.1, whole genome shotgun sequence DNA region contains:
- the LOC133917155 gene encoding hexose carrier protein HEX6-like, producing MAIGAFVEGPAGAGYNGRVTSFVILSCIVAGSGGILFGYDLGISGGVTSMESFLKKFFPNVYHQMKGDKNVSNYCRFDSELLTVFTSSLYVAGLVATLFASSVTRRFGRRTSILIGGTVFIAGSVFGGAAVNIYMLLLNRILLGIGLGFTNQSIPLYLSEMAPPQYRGAINNGFELCISIGILIANLINYGVEKIAEGWGWRISLSLAAVPAAFLTIGAIFLPETPSFIIQRDGNIDEAKILLQRLRGTTGIQKELDDLVSASNASRTRRHPSWNIFKRKYRPQLVIALLVPFFNQVTGINVINFYAPVMFRTIGLKESASLMAAVVTRICATVANIVAMVVVDRFGRRKLFLVGGVQMILSQITVGAVLAAKFKDHGGMEKEYAYLVLIIMCVFVAGFAWSWGPLTYLVPTEICPLEIRSAGQSIVIAVIFLVTFVIGQTFLAMLCHLKFGTFFLFGGWVCVMTLFVYFFLPETKQLPMEQMEQVWRRHWFWKRIVGEEAEEREAGSIALPST from the exons ATGGCGATAGGAGCCTTCGTCGAAGgccccgccggcgccggctaCAACGGCCGCGTCACGTCCTTTGTCATCCTCTCCTGCATcgtcgccggcagcggcggcatccTCTTTGGATACGACCTCGGCATCTCAG GTGGGGTTACCTCCATGGAGTCGTTCCTCAAGAAGTTCTTCCCGAACGTGTACCACCAGATGAAAGGGGATAAGAACGTCAGCAACTACTGCCGCTTCGACAGCGAGCTCCTCACCGTCTTCACCTCCTCGCTCTACGTCGCTGGCCTCGTCGCCACCCTCTTCGCCTCCTCCGTCACAAGGAGGTTCGGCCGCCGCACCTCCATACTCATCGGAGGCACCGTCTTCATCGCCGGCTCAGTCTTCGGCGGGGCAGCCGTCAACATCTACATGCTCCTCCTCAACAGGATCCTCCTCGGCATAGGGCTCGGATTCACCAACCAG TCAATTCCACTGTACCTATCAGAAATGGCACCACCACAGTACCGTGGTGCCATCAACAATGGCTTTGAGCTCTGCATCAGCATCGGCATCCTCATCGCAAACCTCATCAACTATGGAGTTGAGAAAATTGCAGAAGGATGGGGCTGGCGAATATCTCTATCCCTGGCTGCAGTCCCCGCTGCATTCCTTACCATTGGTGCAATCTTCCTGCCTGAGACACCCAGCTTCATAATCCAACGTGATGGCAACATTGATGAGGCAAAGATCCTCCTCCAGAGGCTACGTGGCACAACTGGAATCCAGAAAGAACTTGATGATTTGGTCTCTGCTAGCAATGCCTCGAGGACAAGAAGACATCCATCCTGGAACATTTTCAAGAGGAAGTACAGGCCGCAGCTTGTCATAGCACTCTTGGTTCCTTTCTTCAACCAGGTCACCGGAATCAACGTGATCAACTTCTATGCACCAGTCATGTTCCGGACCATCGGACTCAAGGAGAGCGCGTCCCTCATGGCAGCGGTCGTCACACGCATCTGTGCAACAGTTGCTAACATTGTAGCAATGGTAGTAGTTGACAGGTTCGGACGTAGGAAGCTCTTCCTAGTAGGTGGTGTTCAGATGATCTTGTCACAGATCACAGTTGGAGCAGTCCTAGCTGCAAAGTTCAAGGACCATGGAGGAATGGAAAAGGAGTATGCGTACTTAGtcttgatcatcatgtgtgtgtttgttgcaggctttgcatGGTCTTGGGGACCTCTGACATACTTGGTGCCGACAGAGATTTGCCCACTGGAGATCAGATCAGCAGGGCAGAGTATTGTGATTGCCGTGATCTTCTTGGTGACATTTGTGATTGGCCAGACATTCCTTGCAATGTTATGTCATCTCAAGTTCGGAACATTCTTCCTCTTTGGCGGATGGGTGTGTGTGATGACACTCTTTGTATACTTCTTCCTGCCAGAGACAAAGCAACTGCCAATGGAGCAAATGGAGCAGGTCTGGAGGAGGCATTGGTTCTGGAAAAGGATTGTAGGGGAGGAAGcggaagagagagaggcagGAAGCATAGCTTTGCCCAGCACATAG